Proteins encoded by one window of Salvia splendens isolate huo1 chromosome 5, SspV2, whole genome shotgun sequence:
- the LOC121804081 gene encoding uncharacterized protein LOC121804081: MRDQQAYSRLQADVIEKKFELEKAMEDLKQANEEAVQSWLDSRPLIDELEKIQAELNATRARVANANSVISDLQAQLGTTEMCIKSAKDEEHNMQMRMNVLNQDVHTMQEETEQLKAKIVRKRRKISKLKLGLRLKRQTLETFELTCEAVELESRAFHASLAQALYYIDNSEAANVMIHLSQEEYGRLKQEANERISDSERRVSKSADEKLRAEKARDLAFRRLLTLHPHNRFRQNNIREQITNMKRPRYPSKRRHGFNSPTGANQHQKSKNYYTFHVKKKESIFFRIKIFIVPCLTKYFKRPAV, encoded by the exons ATGCGCGACCAACAAGCCTATTCTCGCCTCCAGGCCGATGTGATCGAAAAAAAGTTTG AACTCGAAAAGGCAATGGAAGATCTGAAACAAGCTAATGAAGAAGCCGTGCAGTCATGGCTGGACTCTCGACCGCTGATCGATGAGCTCGAAAAGATTCAAGCCGAGTTAAACGCAACGAGAGCCAGAGTGGCCAACGCGAACAGTGTCATTTCCGACCTTCAAGCGCAGCTGGGAACGACAGAGATGTGCATCAAGTCGGCCAAGGACGAAGAGCATAATATGCAGATGAGAATGAACGTCTTGAATCAAGACGTGCACACGATGCAGGAGGAGACGGAACAGCTCAAAGCGAAGATAGTTAGGAAACGAAGGAAAATATCGAAACTGAAGCTAGGGCTGCGACTCAAGAGGCAGACGCTCGAGACGTTTGAGCTCACTTGTGAGGCAGTGGAGCTCGAATCACGAGCCTTTCATGCCTCGTTAGCTCAAGCGTTGTACTACATTGATAACTCTGAGGCCGCGAATGTAATGATCCATCTGAGTCAAGAGGAATACGGACGTCTGAAACAGGAAGCCAACGAGCGAATCTCAGATTCAGAGAGGCGAGTTTCAAAATCTGCGGACGAGAAACTTAGAGCGGAGAAGGCCAGAGACTTGGCTTTCAGGAGACTACTGACCTTGCATCCACACAACAGATTTCGGCAGAACAATATCAGAGAACAAATAACTAACATGAAGAGGCCGCGATATCCGAGCAAACGTAGACATGGGTTTAACTCTCCAACAGGAGCTAATCAGCATCAGAAATCCAAAAACTACTATACTTTTCATGTAAAGAAAAAGGAGTCAATCTTTTTCaggattaaaattttcattgtGCCATGTTTAACAAAGTACTTTAAACGACCTGCAGTGTAA